In the Arachis ipaensis cultivar K30076 chromosome B10, Araip1.1, whole genome shotgun sequence genome, one interval contains:
- the LOC107622845 gene encoding proline transporter 1, which translates to MPNVGRNDSEHENHKDGKGNVKAPETAHQISSDSWFQVAFVLTTGINSAYVLGYSGTIMVPLGWVGGVVGLILATMISLYANALVAMLHEYGGRRHIRCRDLAGFIYGRWAYTLTWALQYVNLFMINTGYIILAGSALKATYLLFWDDHTMKLPYFIAIAGFVCAMFAFGIPTLSALGVWLGFSTLLSLAYIVIAFVLSLKDGLNAPPRDFSIPGDGAGKIFSIIGASANLVFAYNTGMLPEIQATIKQPVVTNMMKALYFQFTVGVLPLYLVTFTGYWAYGNSTSAYLLNNVNGPVWVKAVANITAFLQSVIALHIFASPMYEYADTKYGITGSALQIKNLTFRILLRGGYLTFNTFVSALLPFLGDFMSLTGAISTFPLTFILANHMYLTAKKDKQSSMQQLWHWLNIVFFSIMSLVATVSAVRLISVDSKTYHLFADL; encoded by the exons ATGCCTAACGTGGGAAGGAACGATAGTGaacatgaaaatcacaaggatGGTAAAGGCAACGTTAAAGCACCGGAAACCGCGCACCAGATTAGTAGCG ATTCATGGTTTCAAGTGGCTTTTGTCCTAACCACCGGAATCAACAGCGCTTATGTGCTGGGATATTCCGGCACCATCATGGTGCCGCTTGGTTGGGTTGGTGGCGTGGTTGGTCTAATCCTGGCCACCATGATTTCGCTCTATGCAAATGCTCTTGTTGCTATGCTCCATGAGTATGGGGGGAGAAGGCACATCAGATGTAGAGATCTTGCTGGATTCATATACG GAAGATGGGCGTATACTCTTACATGGGCTCTACAATACGTCAATCTTTTCATGATCAATACTGGCTATATCATTTTGGCCGGTTCAGCCTTGAAA GCTACTTATCTTCTATTTTGGGATGATCACACAATGAAACTTCCATATTTTATTGCCATAGCTGGCTTTGTGTGTGCAATGTTTGCCTTTGGAATCCCTACTCTTTCAGCTCTTGGAGTTTGGCTGGGTTTTTCAACTCTCTTGAGTCTAGCTTATATTGTTATAGCATTTGTGCTGTCCCTTAAAGATG GATTGAATGCACCACCTAGAGATTTCAGTATTCCGGGCGATGGCGCCGGTAAAATATTTTCGATCATCGGAGCAAGCGCTAATCTCGTGTTCGCATATAACACTGGCATGCTTCCCGAAATACAG GCAACAATTAAGCAGCCAGTTGTGACGAACATGATGAAAGCCCTGTATTTTCAGTTCACAGTTGGTGTTCTTCCATTGTACCTGGTTACGTTTACAGGTTACTGGGCTTATGGAAATTCCACATCAGCATATTTGCTGAACAATGTGAATGGTCCTGTTTGGGTTAAAGCTGTAGCTAACATTACAGCTTTTCTTCAATCAGTCATTGCATTGCAT ATATTTGCTAGTCCTATGTATGAGTATGCGGACACCAAATATGGGATCACCGGAAGTGCCCTACAAATTAAGAACTTAACATTCAGGATTTTACTAAGAGGTGGCTACCTCACCTTCAATACATTTGTATCTGCTCTGCTACCATTTCTTGGAGATTTCATGAGCCTCACAGGTGCAATAAGCACATTCCCACTCACATTTATTCTTGCAAACCATATGTACCTAACGGCAAAGAAGGACAAACAATCATCCATGCAACAGCTTTGGCACTGGCTCAACATTGTTTTCTTTAGCATCATGTCTCTTGTAGCAACAGTTTCGGCCGTACGGCTTATCTCCGTAGACTCCAAAACATACCATCTTTTTGCTGATTTATGA